One Rhipicephalus microplus isolate Deutch F79 chromosome 4, USDA_Rmic, whole genome shotgun sequence genomic window carries:
- the LOC142813882 gene encoding uncharacterized protein LOC142813882 — protein MRLQLIHDLANICESHGCRQALWLLNASCDTSVDICSDFYGFVCGLWDAKTPVGHKMSYAKALRFNYSSMVYEALARTLFSPQAKGTDAYNMAQAYSSCVGFWANSSTNLENMLKAASVNPRAFINVKNISQLFQLTIQTNIETRLTSVVKVVYAMTHATVGVLTGTSMHSASFIPEIEEALLEQLASSLGDTGVFKIIGIMKTLDKLIMNITDAHLEDTTLHEALTTRADLPAHGIYWGDVLMKYAPPAGFKRPPRTNSEGAIRDIFQILATAPLHAAKMYLLIVPFARYVSFELRAASRRSFLPDSMMARLCIRYLYAMFGPSAHATLMQVMGTDKAASSYMWNNIRQQSQALRYVGTGFKLSRDALLNATLKSHRDDVEPDGGLLQVSYSSDFMANLIILVRHTGKQVELRPYMLPTENEAEVATELLVPDFYYNDSTEASINYGTLGGHMARMLFDAAFPEKYSSKYVGCLDEFTVHNAIPFDKTDWQRYVNMQWSMNASFESLQRERETARSSLLHQRLFFLRYAMSICGEDTSAVKSLQYAARTSLSFATAFNCYRPPKNPCT, from the exons ATGAGGCTGCAGCTCATCCACGATCTGGCAAACATCTGCGAGTCTCACGGATGCCGACAAGCGTTGTGGCTTTTGAACGCATCGTGCGATACGTCTGTGGACATCTGCTCGGACTTCTACGGTTTCGTGTGCGGCCTCTGGGATGCCAAAACACCGGTTGGTCATAAGATGTCCTATGCCAAGGCGCTTCGTTTCAACTACAGCTCCATGGTGTACGAAGCCCTCGCCCGCACACTATTTTCACCGCAGGCTAAAGGCACCGACGCTTACAACATGGCACAGGCCTACAGCTCCTGTGTCGGCTTCTGGGCCAACTCGTCAACAAACCTAGAAAATATGCTCAAGGCGGCCAGTGTAAATCCTCGAGCTTTCATCAATGTTAAAAACATTTCACAGCTCTTTCAACTAACGATCCAAACCAACATTGAGACCAGGCTGACCTCAGTCGTGAAGGTTGTCTACGCCATGACACACGCTACTGTAGGCGTCCTGACAGGAACCTCGATGCACTCGGCATCTTTCATACCAGAAATTGAAGAAGCCTTGCTCGAGCAACTAGCCTCGTCATTAGGGGACACGGGTGTCTTCAAGATAATCGGTATTATGAAAACGCTGGACAAACTTATCATGAACATCACAGATGCTCATTTAGAAGACACCACACTCCACGAAGCCTTGACGACCAGAGCAGATCTTCCAGCGCATGGCATTTATTGGGGGGACGTCTTGATGAAATACGCTCCACCAGCTGGATTCAAGCGCCCTCCACGTACTAACAGTGAAGGCGCCATTCGCGACATATTCCAGATACTGGCTACAGCACCGTTACACGCCGCCAAGATGTACTTGTTGATTGTTCCTTTCGCAAGATACGTCAGCTTCGAGCTCAGGGCAGCATCTCGACGAAGCTTCCTGCCAGATTCAATGATGGCCCGCTTATGCATTCGCTACCTTTACGCGATGTTTGGACCTAGCGCACACGCTACCCTAATGCAAGTCATGGGCACTGACAAGGCTGCAAGTAGCTACATGTGGAACAATATAAGACAGCAATCCCAAGCTCTGCGCTACGTTGGCACTGGCTTCAAGCTAAGCAGAGACGCCCTGCTGAACGCAACGCTCAAGTCTCACA GGGACGACGTGGAGCCAGATGGGGGCCTGCTGCAAGTGTCGTACAGCAGTGACTTTATGGCCAACTTGATAATACTGGTTAGACACACGGGGAAGCAAGTGGAGCTCCGCCCCTATATGTTGCCCACCGAGAACGAAGCTGAAGTGGCAACGGAACTTCTTGTACCGGATTTCTACTACAACGACTCCACAGAAGCCAGCATCAACTACGGCACTCTTGGCGGCCACATGGCCCGGATGCTATTTGACGCCGCATTTCCCGAAAAGTACTCTTCCAAGTACGTCGGCTGCCTGGACGAGTTCACAGTGCATAACGCCATACCATTTGACAAGACGGACTGGCAGCGATACGTCAACATGCAATGGTCCATGAATGCATCCTTCGAGTCGTTACAGAGAGAAAGGGAAACCGCTCGGTCTTCCTTACTGCACCAACGACTCTTCTTTTTGCGATACGCCATGTCTATCTGTGGCGAAGATACGTCAGCGGTGAAAAGCCTACAGTATGCCGCCCGAACTTCTCTTAGCTTCGCGACAGCTTTCAACTGCTACAGACCACCCAAGAACCCGTGCACCTAA
- the LOC119171855 gene encoding UBX domain-containing protein 4, with protein MKWFEGSIPEAIALAKSTQQLFLVFIEGNDELSKAMGTTYEDAAVSSKLQTSRCVAIKLQAGSEPCQQFSQIYPVVVVPSSFFIGCNGIPLEVIAGSVEPPELLNRIDKLFQEPTSVGDNGSVPTEAALEPAPSASQAEVVPSTEATPSDTATLEERVERAKRLVEERRLQKIKEEEEAVRQSEIKRRRVARELQMAQESREDQQRRELARQRAQDKEEERKHRERIQAQIAQDRADRAEKYHKEKAEEEQLKRQRETQRLLEQQQKAVQEAAARSQVARIQFRLPDGSSAAHTFDAAATLQDLHDYVVETVQPSFSNFTLSTTFPRREFTQEQYQSSLRELELAPSAVILVVPVSTPSVVVPAAVSKSGASLMNLLWSLLTPFGVIWSLFVGLIFGSPDPPVSAPDSSTSAQRSDQPSFGSQEQQQAQGGARRRRTAPQPQGEGVYQREGNVYRFSNQRISDEDDDTNTWNGNSTQQM; from the exons ATGAAGTGGTTCGAGGGATCTATTCCCGAGGCAATCGCCCTGGCTAAGTCCACGCAACAACTCTTCCTTGTGTTCATTGAAG GAAACGATGAACTCTCAAAGGCCATGGGCACCACCTATGAAGATGCAGCTGTTTCGTCTAAGTTGCAGACTTCTCGCTGTGTTGCCATCAAGCTTCAGGCTGGCAG TGAGCCATGCCAGCAGTTCTCGCAGATCT ACCCAGTTGTGGTTGTGCCATCAAGCTTCTTCATCGGCTGCAATGGCATTCCTCTGGAGGTGATCGCCGGCAGCGTGGAGCCACCAGAGCTGCTGAATCGCATTGACAAACTCTTCCAG GAACCCACCTCTGTTGGCGACAATGGTAGCGTGCCAACTGAAGCAGCCCTTGAGCCAGCACCAAGTGCTTCGCAGGCTGAGGTCGTGCCTTCTACAGAAGCCACGCCGTCAGACACGGCTACCCTGGAGGAAAGGGTTGAGAG GGCAAAGCGCCTTGTCGAGGAGCGGCGCCTGCAGAAAATCAAGGAGGAAGAGGAG GCTGTGCGGCAGAGTGAGATTAAGCGAAGGCGAGTGGCCAGGGAGCTGCAGATGGCACAAGAGTCGCGGGAAGATCAGCAGCGTCGTGAGTTGGCACGTCAGCGGGCGCAGGACAAAGAAGAAGAACGCAAGCACAGGGAACGCATCCAGGCCCAGATTGCACAGGACAG GGCAGATCGCGCCGAGAAATATCACAAGGAGAAAGCCGAAGAGGAACAGCTCAAGCGGCAGCGCGAAACACAGCGGCTCCTCGAACAACAGCAGAAGGCTGTGCAGGAAGCAGCTGCACGGAG CCAGGTAGCGAGGATACAGTTCCGTTTGCCAGATGGGTCATCTGCTGCACACACCTTCGATGCTGCCGCCACACTTCAGGATCTGCACGACTATGTTGTGGAG ACTGTGCAGCCGAGTTTCAGCAACTTCACCCTGTCGACGACGTTCCCGCGCCGGGAGTTCACCCAGGAGCAGTACCAGAGCAGCCTTCGGGAGCTCGAGCTGGCCCCATCGGCTGTAATTCTCGTGGTACCTGTCAGC ACGCCCAGTGTCGTGGTGCCAGCAGCAGTGAGCAAATCGGGGGCATCACTCATGAACCTCCTGTGGTCTCTGCTGACACCATTTGGCGTGATTTGGAGTCTCTTCGTCGGCCTCATCTTTGGGTCACCCGACCCTCCAGTGTCGGCTCCCGACAGCAGCACCTCAGCTCAGCGCAGTGACCAGCCTTCTTTTGGGTCTCAagagcagcagcaagcacaggg GGGCGCACGCCGACGGCGCACAGCACCGCAGCCGCAGGGTGAAGGTGTGTACCAACGTGAAGGGAACGTATACCGCTTCTCTAACCAACGCATCAGTGATGAAGATGATGACACCAACACCTGGAATGGGAACTCCACTCAGCAGATGTAG